In one Paenibacillus sp. JQZ6Y-1 genomic region, the following are encoded:
- a CDS encoding cadherin-like beta sandwich domain-containing protein, producing the protein MNSASKANAKPQSSSTSSSHVIDSVSSTPPYPRKPVRCYTRYLIILLVILLACPAWSGTSSIAHAADIDLVNENFATYPKGAFTVGNGNAWSKEGNTPDIQINRDTVTGITYAAMSNPTSGSIYVGQRFTPQSGGVTISFDARIPSNNGGSFYAMDGKINATSATGINYALGSGTIKRAGSSTFSIPYSTSHWYRFNYVLNIPQKSYTTSITDLTTGSVVANWQETFTGSAARISSFGFYLGRDGGSIQLANMKVTSLDLALTDLKVSSNGFTPALTPAFDPSIQNYQLDIPYSSQIVSVAPQASNTDHVRLIVAGQMATSGTAVQVPISESSTTIPIKVTSDTYTDIARTYTLIVNRLEASPELEYVDTEPDNGKIRIGWQENVDPTYKEAHIYQLDKKQRPQLVDTVSKNTYIATIDKLKNNTTYTFIVKAAYTDGTESKGVTVQATPVQLPPRQMEYLNRGLIAIQQPDGVYISWRLLGTDPDNVGFDLYRNGKKVNGSPLRTTTNFKDTGGTVTSSYYLQTVGGKNSPKRSETATVWTSDHLSIPLRKPADGVTVTGEVYSYRANDTTVADLDGDGQYEIILKWDPSNSKDNSQSGHTGSTLIDAYRLDGTFMWRINLGPNIRAGAHYLDMMAYDLDGDGKAEVTFRTADGTIDGQGHVIGDANARYANSGGYIITGPEYHTIFEGMTGRELATADYEPPRGNIGDWGDTYGNRGDRFLAAIAYLDGEHPSIIMQRGYYTRMVLVAYDWRDGKLTKRWTFDSNTSGNEGYAGQGNHQLSIADVDHDGRDEIITGAAAIDDNGTGLWNSGLGHGDAMHVGDLDPNRLGLEVWAVQENNNAKYSADLKDAKTGRVIWGQPQIGIDVGRGLSADIDPRYPGEEMWAIDGEWNSTTGGLFTAHGQKISNSIPTSNFAIWWDGDLSRELLDHNWTTTPERRGVPKIDKWNPNTNQLSNLVTFSGTQSNNDTKGNPALQADMLGDWREEVVLRNEDSTELRIYSTTLPTDIRLVTLMHDPVYRLGIAWQNTGYNQPPHTSYYLGNGMQQPERPNITLTQANN; encoded by the coding sequence ATGAATTCCGCTTCAAAGGCAAATGCCAAACCGCAATCGTCTTCTACATCATCTTCGCACGTTATAGACTCCGTTTCATCTACACCACCATATCCAAGAAAACCTGTTCGCTGCTATACCCGTTACCTGATCATCCTACTTGTTATCCTCCTAGCTTGTCCAGCTTGGTCTGGCACGTCTTCCATCGCTCATGCCGCAGACATTGACCTTGTAAATGAGAACTTTGCCACTTACCCGAAGGGAGCGTTTACCGTCGGAAACGGAAATGCTTGGAGCAAAGAGGGCAATACACCAGATATTCAGATTAACCGTGATACCGTTACAGGCATAACCTATGCTGCCATGAGCAATCCAACCTCTGGCTCCATATACGTTGGTCAACGCTTTACGCCGCAGAGTGGTGGCGTAACCATCTCATTCGATGCACGCATTCCAAGTAATAATGGTGGTTCCTTTTACGCGATGGATGGCAAAATCAATGCCACCAGCGCCACCGGCATCAACTATGCACTCGGCAGTGGAACGATCAAGCGCGCCGGTTCATCCACTTTCTCCATTCCTTACAGCACCTCCCATTGGTATCGATTCAACTATGTACTCAATATTCCGCAAAAGTCCTATACCACTTCCATTACCGATCTCACAACTGGAAGTGTAGTCGCCAACTGGCAAGAGACGTTTACTGGTAGTGCTGCCCGAATCAGTAGCTTTGGCTTCTATCTCGGTCGCGACGGTGGTTCCATTCAGCTGGCAAATATGAAAGTAACCTCTCTAGATCTGGCACTGACAGACTTGAAGGTAAGCAGTAATGGATTCACGCCAGCGCTCACACCTGCTTTTGATCCTTCGATTCAGAATTACCAGCTGGATATTCCGTATTCCAGTCAGATTGTATCCGTTGCTCCGCAGGCGAGCAATACCGATCATGTGCGCCTGATAGTAGCTGGACAAATGGCAACTAGTGGCACAGCTGTACAAGTGCCTATTTCCGAATCATCCACCACCATCCCGATCAAGGTCACTTCGGATACGTACACAGACATTGCCAGAACATACACATTGATCGTCAACCGATTGGAAGCCTCCCCAGAGCTGGAATATGTCGATACCGAACCAGATAACGGCAAGATTCGTATCGGCTGGCAGGAAAATGTCGATCCCACGTACAAGGAAGCTCATATTTATCAACTAGACAAAAAGCAGCGTCCTCAGCTGGTAGATACCGTTAGCAAAAACACCTATATTGCCACCATCGACAAGCTGAAAAATAACACCACCTATACCTTTATCGTCAAAGCAGCGTATACCGACGGTACGGAATCGAAGGGTGTAACGGTGCAAGCGACTCCGGTTCAACTGCCGCCTAGGCAGATGGAATATCTGAACCGTGGATTGATTGCCATTCAACAGCCAGATGGCGTATATATCAGCTGGCGACTACTTGGCACCGATCCCGACAATGTCGGCTTTGACTTGTACCGCAATGGAAAAAAGGTCAATGGCTCGCCGCTACGTACAACGACTAATTTCAAAGATACAGGCGGTACAGTAACATCTTCCTATTATCTGCAAACCGTTGGCGGCAAAAACAGTCCTAAGCGTTCTGAAACAGCGACTGTCTGGACCAGCGATCACCTAAGCATTCCACTTCGCAAGCCAGCGGATGGGGTTACGGTAACGGGTGAGGTTTATTCGTATCGCGCCAATGATACAACGGTCGCCGATCTAGATGGTGACGGGCAATACGAGATTATTTTGAAGTGGGACCCAAGCAATTCTAAGGATAATTCTCAAAGCGGTCATACCGGCAGCACACTAATAGACGCATACCGACTGGATGGTACCTTTATGTGGCGTATCAATCTAGGGCCGAATATCCGGGCAGGTGCGCATTATCTGGATATGATGGCATATGATCTAGATGGTGATGGCAAAGCCGAAGTCACCTTCCGCACCGCAGATGGTACCATTGATGGTCAAGGTCATGTGATCGGCGATGCCAATGCACGTTATGCCAATTCGGGCGGTTATATAATCACAGGTCCAGAATATCATACGATCTTTGAGGGAATGACCGGACGCGAGCTGGCAACTGCGGATTATGAACCGCCGCGCGGCAATATCGGTGATTGGGGCGATACGTACGGCAATCGTGGCGACCGTTTTCTGGCAGCTATCGCTTATCTGGACGGCGAGCATCCAAGTATCATCATGCAGCGTGGATACTATACACGGATGGTATTGGTTGCTTACGATTGGCGGGACGGCAAATTGACCAAGCGCTGGACATTTGACTCCAATACATCGGGCAATGAAGGATACGCCGGACAAGGGAATCATCAGCTGTCTATAGCGGATGTCGATCACGACGGACGAGATGAGATCATTACGGGTGCCGCCGCTATTGATGACAATGGCACTGGATTATGGAATTCGGGATTAGGGCATGGCGATGCGATGCATGTCGGCGATCTTGATCCCAACCGTCTAGGTCTCGAAGTATGGGCAGTGCAAGAGAATAACAATGCCAAATACTCCGCTGATCTAAAAGACGCCAAAACGGGTCGTGTCATCTGGGGTCAGCCGCAAATCGGCATCGACGTGGGACGCGGTTTGAGCGCAGATATTGATCCGAGGTATCCGGGCGAAGAGATGTGGGCGATTGACGGGGAATGGAATAGTACAACCGGTGGTCTGTTTACCGCACATGGACAGAAAATCTCCAACTCCATTCCAACGTCCAATTTTGCCATCTGGTGGGACGGCGATCTAAGTCGTGAGCTGCTAGATCATAACTGGACGACGACACCGGAACGCCGAGGTGTACCGAAGATTGACAAATGGAATCCTAATACGAATCAACTGAGCAATCTGGTAACCTTCTCTGGCACACAATCCAATAACGACACCAAAGGAAATCCAGCATTACAGGCGGATATGTTAGGCGATTGGCGAGAAGAGGTTGTGCTGCGGAATGAGGATAGTACTGAGCTTCGTATCTATTCCACCACATTGCCCACCGACATTCGTCTTGTTACACTCATGCACGATCCGGTATACCGTTTGGGCATAGCTTGGCAGAATACCGGTTATAATCAGCCACCGCATACAAGCTATTATCTAGGCAACGGCATGCAGCAGCCAGAACGACCGAATATTACACTTACACAAGCCAACAACTAA